In Microbacterium foliorum, the following proteins share a genomic window:
- a CDS encoding AAA family ATPase: MPENPPLTPAVVNAEQFAAQTSAIVESVGRVIDGKPDAVRSALVCLLAEGHLLIEDVPGVGKTVLARALAASVDATVRRIQFTPDLLPGDVTGVSVYNPVDREFEFKRGAVFAHIVIADEINRSSPKTQSALLEAMEEGQVTVDGSTHMLPDPFLVVATQNPLEMEGTYALPEAQRDRFMMRISMGYPDAAAEALMLRQRDTVNPLAAVRAVANAASISGLIAWARSVHVAPALEEYTVALAQATRADPNLHLGASPRATLQLIRAAKVWAALDGRDFVIPDDVTALIIPVLAHRLLPARGAHRAGAQPVEAALRQIVERVRVPVTARS; this comes from the coding sequence ATGCCAGAGAACCCGCCCCTGACCCCGGCCGTCGTCAACGCCGAGCAGTTCGCCGCGCAGACGTCGGCCATCGTCGAGTCTGTCGGACGGGTGATCGACGGAAAGCCGGATGCCGTGCGGAGCGCGCTGGTGTGCCTGCTCGCCGAGGGACACCTGCTGATCGAGGATGTACCGGGCGTGGGAAAGACCGTGCTGGCGCGTGCGCTGGCCGCGAGTGTGGACGCCACTGTCCGCCGCATCCAGTTCACCCCCGATCTCCTCCCCGGCGATGTCACGGGTGTGAGCGTCTACAACCCCGTCGATCGGGAGTTCGAGTTCAAGCGCGGCGCGGTGTTCGCGCACATCGTGATCGCCGACGAGATCAACCGCTCGTCCCCCAAGACGCAGTCGGCACTGCTCGAAGCCATGGAAGAGGGGCAGGTGACCGTCGACGGATCGACGCACATGCTCCCCGACCCGTTCCTGGTCGTGGCGACCCAGAACCCTCTCGAGATGGAGGGCACCTACGCGCTGCCCGAAGCACAGCGCGACCGCTTCATGATGCGCATCTCGATGGGCTACCCCGACGCGGCCGCCGAAGCCCTCATGCTCCGTCAGCGCGACACCGTGAACCCGCTCGCCGCGGTGAGAGCCGTCGCGAACGCGGCGTCGATCTCGGGGTTGATCGCCTGGGCCCGTTCCGTGCACGTCGCCCCGGCTCTCGAGGAGTACACGGTCGCTCTCGCCCAGGCGACCCGCGCAGACCCCAACCTGCACCTGGGTGCGAGTCCGAGGGCGACTCTGCAGCTGATCCGGGCCGCGAAGGTGTGGGCGGCGCTCGACGGACGCGACTTCGTGATCCCCGACGACGTGACGGCACTGATCATCCCTGTGCTCGCGCACCGCCTCCTTCCCGCCCGCGGAGCGCACCGTGCCGGAGCTCAGCCCGTCGAGGCGGCCCTGCGACAGATCGTCGAGCGCGTGCGGGTGCCCGTGACCGCTCGCTCCTGA
- a CDS encoding DUF58 domain-containing protein: MPRRRTLTLRGTGALLSGLGCLIAANTVGAPILLYIGVLLLALTVFSVLVVRLPRRAGSVTRQVSTDLLTVSETSRVTLRFTLRALRVPRGLWRDVLPSAVTGDSAGEYPSETGQLSYLITGVRRGVWPIGPLVLRTVDPFGLAQREQAFGETRSVTVVPEVFTLAPLTVKVGAAGGTAHTSSSRLGQGSDNLSPRRYIPGDSMRRIHWRATAHRGQLMVRQEEEESSPDALVILDRSAARWARPGADEDPAFETAVSMCASVAVHLVQEGYGVDVIDSSGTLLGTLRGHEDDRDGLLVALALVGPRGEARDITTLVGGTPPGPLVYITGEIDEEDAALLRPSGAAAPMLFATAPHRGAAAAAERHGWRFARLGDDVAEAWEDVLPDRIGGTAEQRGATDVTS; encoded by the coding sequence ATGCCCCGCCGTCGAACCCTCACCCTTCGGGGCACGGGTGCGCTCCTCTCCGGTCTCGGCTGCCTGATAGCGGCGAACACGGTCGGCGCGCCGATCCTCCTCTACATCGGCGTCCTCCTTCTCGCTCTGACCGTCTTCTCGGTGCTGGTCGTGCGACTGCCCCGCCGCGCCGGTTCGGTCACGCGTCAGGTCTCGACCGACCTGCTGACGGTGTCGGAGACGTCTCGCGTCACACTGCGCTTCACTCTGCGCGCCCTGCGGGTGCCGCGAGGGCTCTGGCGCGATGTGCTCCCGTCTGCGGTCACCGGCGACTCGGCCGGCGAGTACCCGTCGGAGACCGGGCAGCTGAGCTACCTGATCACCGGTGTGCGACGCGGTGTCTGGCCGATCGGGCCGCTGGTGCTGCGCACGGTCGACCCCTTCGGCCTCGCCCAGCGCGAGCAGGCGTTCGGTGAGACCCGCTCCGTGACGGTCGTGCCCGAGGTGTTCACACTCGCACCGCTGACCGTCAAGGTCGGCGCCGCAGGCGGCACCGCGCACACCTCGTCGAGCCGACTCGGACAGGGCAGCGACAACCTGTCGCCGCGCCGCTACATCCCCGGCGACTCGATGCGTCGCATCCACTGGCGGGCGACCGCGCACCGCGGGCAGCTGATGGTGCGCCAGGAAGAAGAGGAGTCGAGCCCCGACGCGCTCGTGATCCTCGACCGCAGCGCCGCACGCTGGGCACGCCCCGGAGCCGACGAGGATCCGGCGTTCGAGACCGCCGTGTCGATGTGCGCTTCCGTCGCCGTGCACCTCGTGCAGGAGGGATACGGCGTCGACGTGATCGACAGCAGCGGGACTCTGCTGGGCACCCTGCGCGGTCACGAAGACGACCGCGACGGTCTGCTCGTCGCCCTCGCACTGGTCGGCCCTCGCGGCGAGGCCCGCGACATCACGACCCTGGTCGGCGGCACCCCTCCGGGCCCGCTCGTCTACATCACCGGCGAGATCGACGAAGAGGATGCCGCTCTGCTGCGTCCCTCGGGCGCTGCGGCCCCGATGCTGTTCGCGACCGCGCCGCACCGCGGGGCCGCAGCGGCAGCCGAACGGCACGGCTGGCGCTTCGCGCGACTGGGCGACGATGTCGCAGAGGCGTGGGAAGACGTGCTGCCCGACCGCATCGGCGGCACCGCCGAGCAACGGGGAGCGACCGATGTCACGAGCTGA
- a CDS encoding transglutaminase family protein, protein MSRAERKAERGSRLSWHREHELPVGTVVPSVLAAAAGLVAVWPFTSVIEPGSWSFAVLAVIVVTALAGMASRTLMRGRAAWARDLVTIAVQILAVMGAVILLVAGDTAVFGLIPTEATFFTFQALGASAWEEIAFGSAPLAASPGLEAVMGVGFGVVAILLDQLVAQRGAILASLLTAVVGSMPMIVTLGGVNVVWFVMLGILILVLLRYTAAQNPESPRRTSTAVAAGVGVAALAATVIIAPALPVAASLAGTGTGVTVDASLRLGDDLRQPNPVEVLTMATTADTAPYLRLTTLSAFDGRVWEPDRGDLQAQSEGFGPAEWTDDIETTEQNTSIRVIRMSSSWLPVPYPATSVQGLPSTWRVSPENRTLASRTADAVGNDYTVRSLEVSPTLEQIRGLPAAAPIVDPDTEPVELPEVIGETAADVTADATNDYDRLIALQSWFRSQFAYSLETPVDEGFDGTGADAVARFLDVRSGYCIHFAGAFALMAESLDMEVRIVVGYLPGALTETTRGDDEAVYSVSSDQLHSWPEVLFPGVGWVPFEPTASLGVPTAFSAAATEGGGAGGAATPAPTAAPSTEQTSGPDLEREDAGDNAGAATELRRLDPTPVVLTTLGVLMVLLLPALARLALRVARRGRARRGDAGAAWTELRATMQDLRVPLSDAETPRMRGDDLVRDSHVNADAVRVLVAAVEQASYARPSADATRDLDAALVEVTAQLRRSVDRWTRLHAFLIPRSLFASPRTDVLLLT, encoded by the coding sequence ATGTCACGAGCTGAGCGGAAGGCCGAGCGCGGATCCCGCCTGTCTTGGCACCGTGAGCACGAGCTGCCCGTCGGCACGGTCGTGCCGTCGGTGCTGGCCGCGGCCGCCGGGCTCGTCGCGGTGTGGCCGTTCACGTCGGTCATCGAACCGGGCAGCTGGTCGTTCGCCGTCCTTGCGGTGATCGTCGTCACCGCGCTCGCAGGTATGGCATCGCGCACTCTGATGCGCGGTCGTGCGGCCTGGGCGCGCGACCTCGTCACCATCGCCGTCCAGATCCTGGCGGTGATGGGCGCCGTGATCCTGCTCGTGGCCGGCGATACCGCGGTGTTCGGCCTCATCCCCACCGAGGCGACCTTCTTCACGTTCCAGGCGCTCGGAGCTTCGGCCTGGGAGGAGATCGCCTTCGGCTCTGCGCCGCTCGCCGCGTCCCCCGGACTCGAAGCCGTGATGGGCGTCGGCTTCGGAGTCGTCGCCATCCTCCTCGACCAGCTGGTCGCGCAGCGCGGAGCGATCCTCGCCAGCCTCCTCACGGCGGTCGTGGGATCCATGCCGATGATCGTCACCCTCGGCGGGGTCAACGTCGTCTGGTTCGTGATGCTCGGCATCCTGATCCTCGTCCTGCTGCGGTATACGGCGGCACAGAACCCCGAATCACCCCGACGCACGTCCACCGCGGTCGCCGCGGGCGTCGGCGTCGCCGCGCTGGCGGCGACCGTGATCATCGCACCGGCCCTGCCCGTCGCGGCGAGTCTCGCGGGCACAGGCACGGGCGTCACCGTCGACGCGTCGCTACGACTCGGCGATGACCTGCGGCAACCGAATCCGGTCGAGGTGCTCACGATGGCGACGACGGCGGACACCGCTCCCTATCTGCGACTCACGACGCTGTCGGCGTTCGACGGCCGCGTGTGGGAGCCGGATCGCGGCGACCTGCAGGCGCAGAGCGAGGGGTTCGGCCCCGCCGAATGGACGGACGACATCGAGACCACCGAGCAGAACACCTCGATCAGGGTGATCCGGATGTCGAGCTCGTGGCTTCCGGTGCCCTACCCCGCCACGAGTGTGCAGGGACTCCCCTCGACCTGGCGCGTGAGCCCCGAGAACCGCACTCTCGCCTCTCGCACTGCGGATGCCGTCGGCAACGACTACACGGTGCGGTCGCTCGAGGTGTCGCCGACTCTCGAGCAGATCCGCGGGCTCCCCGCCGCTGCGCCGATCGTCGACCCCGACACGGAACCCGTCGAACTGCCTGAGGTGATCGGTGAGACGGCCGCCGACGTCACCGCTGACGCCACGAACGACTACGACCGGCTGATCGCGCTGCAGTCGTGGTTCCGGAGCCAGTTCGCCTACTCGCTGGAGACTCCGGTCGATGAGGGCTTCGACGGCACCGGCGCTGACGCGGTCGCGCGGTTCCTCGATGTGCGGTCGGGATACTGCATCCACTTCGCCGGCGCGTTCGCGCTCATGGCGGAGAGCCTCGACATGGAGGTGCGCATCGTCGTCGGCTATCTCCCGGGTGCGCTGACTGAGACCACCCGCGGCGACGATGAAGCGGTGTACTCGGTCTCCAGCGACCAGCTGCACTCGTGGCCCGAGGTGCTCTTCCCCGGCGTCGGATGGGTGCCCTTCGAGCCGACTGCCTCGCTCGGGGTTCCGACGGCCTTCAGCGCTGCGGCCACCGAAGGCGGCGGTGCGGGCGGCGCTGCGACGCCGGCTCCGACGGCCGCCCCCAGCACCGAGCAGACCTCAGGGCCGGATCTCGAGCGTGAAGACGCGGGCGACAACGCAGGGGCGGCCACAGAGCTCCGGCGACTGGACCCCACCCCGGTCGTGCTGACGACGCTCGGCGTGCTGATGGTGCTGCTGCTGCCCGCACTCGCCCGTCTCGCACTGCGCGTGGCCCGACGCGGGCGCGCACGACGCGGCGATGCGGGGGCGGCCTGGACCGAGCTGCGGGCGACCATGCAGGATCTCCGCGTGCCGTTGTCGGATGCCGAGACGCCGCGCATGCGCGGCGACGATCTCGTCAGGGACAGCCACGTGAATGCCGACGCCGTGCGGGTGCTCGTCGCCGCGGTCGAGCAGGCCAGCTATGCCCGCCCGTCGGCCGATGCCACGCGAGATCTCGACGCCGCCCTCGTCGAGGTGACGGCTCAGCTGCGCCGCAGTGTCGACAGATGGACGAGGCTCCACGCGTTCCTGATTCCGCGATCGCTCTTCGCGAGTCCCCGCACCGACGTGCTGCTGCTCACCTGA
- the trhO gene encoding oxygen-dependent tRNA uridine(34) hydroxylase TrhO, with product MATPKIVLFYVFTPLADPDAIRVWQRDLGEALGLRGRLLISKDGVNGTLGGDLPALKKWARSFRSYAPFAHADIKWSEGTGVDADGRSVDFPKLSVKVRDEIVSFGAPGELRVDEHGVVGGGTRLTPEELHELMGERGDDVVFFDGRNALEAQIGRFRGAVVPDTETTRDFVQLLDSGAYDDLKGKPVVTYCTGGIRCEVLSSLMTARGFGEVYQLEGGIVRYGEQYGDDGLWEGSLYVFDKRGSVDFTDHAAVIGECAGCGTATKRTANCPDLSCRTQFVVCGSCDAVRCELHAA from the coding sequence GTGGCAACACCCAAGATCGTCCTCTTCTACGTCTTCACCCCGCTTGCCGATCCGGACGCGATCCGGGTGTGGCAGCGTGACCTCGGCGAAGCCCTCGGGCTGCGCGGCCGGCTCCTGATCTCGAAGGACGGAGTCAACGGCACGCTCGGCGGTGACCTGCCGGCGCTCAAGAAGTGGGCGCGGTCGTTCCGGTCGTACGCTCCTTTCGCTCACGCGGACATCAAATGGAGCGAGGGCACCGGCGTCGACGCCGATGGTCGCAGCGTCGATTTTCCGAAGCTCAGCGTCAAGGTGCGTGACGAGATCGTGTCGTTCGGAGCGCCGGGCGAGCTGCGCGTCGATGAGCACGGCGTCGTCGGAGGCGGCACCCGGCTGACACCCGAAGAACTGCACGAGCTGATGGGGGAGCGCGGCGACGACGTCGTCTTCTTCGACGGCCGCAACGCGCTCGAAGCGCAGATCGGCCGCTTCCGCGGAGCCGTCGTTCCCGACACGGAGACCACGCGCGACTTCGTGCAGCTGCTCGACTCCGGGGCGTACGACGATCTCAAGGGCAAGCCGGTCGTCACCTACTGCACAGGCGGCATCCGGTGCGAGGTGCTCTCGAGCCTGATGACCGCGCGCGGGTTCGGCGAGGTGTACCAGCTCGAAGGCGGCATCGTGCGCTACGGCGAGCAGTACGGCGATGACGGCCTGTGGGAAGGCTCGCTCTACGTGTTCGACAAGCGCGGATCCGTCGACTTCACCGACCATGCGGCAGTCATCGGCGAGTGCGCCGGATGCGGCACCGCGACCAAACGGACCGCGAACTGTCCCGATCTGTCGTGCCGCACCCAGTTCGTGGTCTGCGGATCCTGCGACGCCGTGCGCTGCGAACTGCACGCGGCCTGA